TGGCAAGCGCGTGCATTCAGAAACTGAGATCGACGATGCTGGTGCATCCATGGTTACTTTCGCCCTCGACGAGGCCATGAAGACCATGGAAACCGACACGATGCAGGGAAAGACCGCACTGGTTCTGGGCGCTGGTGCGATGGCATCCTTGGCTGCTACTCATTTGGGTAAGCAGGGGATTGACAAGCTGATTATTGCTAACCGCACACGCTCTCGCGCAGAGCGCCTAGCTGAACATTCTCGCGAAGCAGGCGTTCCTGCAGAAGTGGTTGATTACAACGCTCGTGCTGGGGCCTTGGGGCGCGTGGACATCGCTGTGTCGGCTACAGCGACAGACGATTTCACCATCACTCCCGAGGACATTCCTGGCCCAATCATGCTGGTGGACTTGTCCTTGCCACGTGATATCAGAGACGACGTTTCCACCATCGAGGGCGTCAACCTGGTCAACATCGAGTACCTGCACCAGAAGCTGCGGGAGACCGATTCAGAAGAGACCGCTGCACACCGCGAAGCTTTGGCGATTATCGAGGAAGAACTTGATGTTTATACCTCGAAAGAGCGTGTCCGCGACCTCAACCCGGTGGTGACTCAGCTGCGTGCGAATTCCGCACTGATGGTGGAGGCCGAGTTCGATCGCCTCAAGTCGAAACTGCCGCACCTAGAGGAGCACGAATACAACGAGGTCTGGCGTGCGATGAAGCGAGTCGTGGACAAGATTTTGCACACGCCAACGGTTCGAGCGAAGGAAATGGCGGCGAACTCGGGCTCGATTAGCTATGAAACGGCACTTCAAGAACTATTTGG
The Corynebacterium breve genome window above contains:
- a CDS encoding glutamyl-tRNA reductase, with amino-acid sequence MSVLVVGMSHRSAPVALLERLSMDDTVQTEATTTLVEQPSLSEAMIISTCNRLEVYTMANAFHLGVQDVVDVLEKISGVSEDELRSYLYVRYADAAAEHMMTVTSGLDSMVVGEQQIIGQVRTSYQEAKKRGTVGPGLHALAQSALRAGKRVHSETEIDDAGASMVTFALDEAMKTMETDTMQGKTALVLGAGAMASLAATHLGKQGIDKLIIANRTRSRAERLAEHSREAGVPAEVVDYNARAGALGRVDIAVSATATDDFTITPEDIPGPIMLVDLSLPRDIRDDVSTIEGVNLVNIEYLHQKLRETDSEETAAHREALAIIEEELDVYTSKERVRDLNPVVTQLRANSALMVEAEFDRLKSKLPHLEEHEYNEVWRAMKRVVDKILHTPTVRAKEMAANSGSISYETALQELFGLAEPPAVAVNVEQLPDREELKNKKEK